In Bacteroidia bacterium, a genomic segment contains:
- a CDS encoding porin family protein: MKKILFLFVLSIWFFNSEAQNLGGGLSLGFNASQVDGDNFRGFNKAGFSVGGFVTYPLNDRFSLQPEILIEQLGSANQQQLIVQTTYFDVPVLLSATVPIELGETTQEIQVVAGPVIGVLLGARDFNFDITNQIKKVDYRATAGIAYRLGRASLGIRYGYSLSTFAKGTSNVGLFLTGPYHHYVNFSLHYIIKE; this comes from the coding sequence ATGAAAAAAATCCTTTTTCTTTTTGTCTTATCAATATGGTTTTTCAATTCAGAGGCCCAGAATCTGGGCGGTGGATTGTCTCTGGGGTTTAATGCCAGCCAGGTAGACGGCGATAATTTCCGCGGGTTTAATAAGGCGGGTTTCAGCGTCGGCGGATTCGTTACCTATCCCCTCAACGACAGGTTTTCCCTTCAGCCCGAAATATTGATCGAACAATTGGGCAGCGCCAACCAGCAGCAACTGATTGTACAAACTACCTATTTCGATGTACCCGTACTGCTAAGTGCAACCGTGCCGATCGAACTGGGCGAGACTACACAGGAAATACAAGTTGTGGCCGGACCGGTTATTGGCGTATTGTTAGGCGCCCGGGATTTTAACTTTGATATTACCAATCAAATAAAAAAGGTGGATTACCGGGCTACAGCGGGCATTGCTTACCGCCTGGGAAGGGCAAGCCTGGGTATCCGTTATGGTTATTCTCTCAGTACGTTTGCCAAAGGAACCTCAAATGTCGGGCTGTTTCTTACAGGCCCCTATCACCATTACGTCAATTTTTCCCTTCATTACATAATTAAGGAATAG
- a CDS encoding asparaginase domain-containing protein, translating to MTLRVFVTGGTFDKDYDYLTGELFFRETQLPEMLRLGRCTIDVNLRTLMMIDSLEMTEEDRELIVRNCRSCPEDRVVITHGTDTMVKTAKKIAASNIEGKTVVLTGAMVPYKFGSSDGFFNLGSALAFAQTLPPGVYVVMNGRYFDWDNVRKNRQTGFFEELKPENRSGEE from the coding sequence ATGACCTTACGTGTGTTTGTTACCGGGGGAACGTTTGACAAGGACTACGACTATCTGACCGGAGAGCTATTTTTTCGGGAGACCCAATTGCCTGAGATGCTTCGGCTTGGACGTTGTACCATTGATGTAAACCTGCGTACCCTGATGATGATCGACAGTCTGGAGATGACAGAGGAAGACCGGGAATTGATCGTCAGAAATTGCCGCTCATGCCCCGAAGACCGGGTGGTAATCACTCACGGTACAGATACGATGGTAAAAACTGCAAAGAAAATTGCCGCAAGTAATATTGAAGGAAAAACTGTTGTGCTAACCGGTGCGATGGTTCCCTATAAGTTTGGAAGTTCTGATGGATTTTTTAATCTCGGCAGCGCCCTGGCTTTTGCCCAGACACTTCCTCCCGGTGTATATGTAGTGATGAATGGCCGATACTTTGATTGGGATAATGTGCGAAAAAACCGCCAGACAGGATTTTTTGAAGAATTAAAACCGGAAAACAGATCAGGAGAGGAATAA